One genomic segment of Chroogloeocystis siderophila 5.2 s.c.1 includes these proteins:
- a CDS encoding energy-coupling factor ABC transporter ATP-binding protein, translated as MKQQYSESVTAAIAIQNLTFSYSQLSVLQNISVTIRTGERVGLIGPNGSGKTTLFLLTCGVLKPTAGKIFLFDKPITVGEFRPEIGLVFQNPNDQLFLPSVRDDIAFGPENMGLSATEVEECVQEAIFLTGIQNLVERVPHNLSGGEKCMVAIAGVIAMRPQLVLYDEPSANLDMRSRRRLIQFLQESQQTMMISSHDLELILEVCDRVLLLDQGQIIADGNPRDVMGDQPLMEAHGLEKPFSLTTH; from the coding sequence ATGAAGCAGCAATATTCCGAATCAGTGACAGCAGCGATCGCAATTCAAAATCTCACCTTTTCTTATTCACAGTTGAGTGTCTTACAAAATATTAGTGTGACTATCCGCACCGGCGAAAGAGTCGGTTTAATAGGACCTAACGGTTCTGGTAAAACTACATTATTTCTATTAACTTGTGGTGTATTAAAACCTACAGCCGGAAAAATTTTTCTATTTGATAAACCAATTACTGTGGGAGAGTTTCGTCCTGAAATTGGTTTAGTGTTTCAAAATCCTAATGACCAGTTGTTTTTACCTTCAGTTCGAGATGATATTGCGTTTGGTCCAGAAAATATGGGTTTGTCTGCAACTGAGGTAGAAGAGTGCGTACAAGAGGCTATATTCTTAACTGGCATACAGAATTTAGTTGAGCGAGTTCCCCACAATCTCTCTGGTGGTGAGAAGTGCATGGTGGCTATTGCGGGAGTTATCGCGATGCGCCCTCAACTAGTTCTATATGATGAGCCTTCTGCTAACCTAGATATGCGTTCTCGCCGTCGTTTGATTCAGTTTCTCCAAGAATCACAGCAAACGATGATGATCTCTTCGCATGACTTGGAACTGATTTTAGAAGTGTGCGATCGCGTACTTCTTCTCGATCAAGGTCAAATTATTGCTGATGGTAACCCTCGCGATGTTATGGGCGATCAGCCGTTAATGGAAGCACACGGCTTGGAAAAGCCTTTTTCGCTCACGACGCATTAG
- a CDS encoding MFS transporter: MLRDPKLIVLLLAGSLTTMTGGVVAPVLPEIIEHLQLDTGLAANLVSVHNLTIALFSPPLGILADRIGRLKVLVPALVLYALFGVAGAFMDDFWSLLLLRALLGAASGGIAAASLGLLGSMYEGQARSQALGLATSTLTLTGITDPLLGGWVGASRWQNAFYLYGVGLAIAFLAATILKEQPRKTKSQATQPEKLRQVLLQRHTLKILIALSLTSVAMYAVVIYAPLYLNATINADTLLNGVVLASRAIGAGIISAFGASKLARRLGSSRAIALGFGLMAVTLIAIPLLHQVSWIVVSAIMFGVGFGIVLPNLYNALANLAPEQLRASVLAIGTGMGFLGQFLSPILLAPVLNYAGIEAVFYAAAAIAIATGLILLAPQQ, translated from the coding sequence ATGTTACGCGACCCTAAACTGATAGTGCTGCTGCTTGCTGGTTCATTGACAACAATGACAGGAGGAGTTGTCGCACCTGTTTTGCCAGAAATTATCGAACACCTACAACTAGATACTGGATTAGCAGCTAACTTAGTCAGCGTGCATAACTTGACGATCGCACTATTTAGTCCACCATTAGGTATTTTGGCAGATCGCATTGGACGATTAAAGGTTTTAGTGCCTGCACTCGTTCTTTACGCGCTGTTCGGTGTCGCGGGTGCATTTATGGATGATTTTTGGTCATTACTACTCTTACGTGCCTTATTAGGTGCAGCAAGTGGCGGTATTGCGGCAGCAAGTCTTGGTTTACTAGGAAGTATGTATGAAGGACAAGCGCGATCGCAAGCTTTAGGATTGGCAACAAGTACCCTGACACTTACAGGTATTACCGATCCTTTGCTGGGTGGCTGGGTAGGTGCAAGTCGATGGCAAAATGCATTTTATCTCTACGGGGTGGGGCTTGCGATCGCATTCTTAGCTGCTACCATTCTTAAAGAACAACCACGAAAAACAAAATCGCAAGCAACTCAACCGGAAAAGCTAAGACAAGTCTTATTACAACGCCACACATTAAAAATATTGATTGCCCTCAGTTTAACTTCCGTAGCAATGTATGCAGTTGTGATCTATGCTCCTTTGTACCTGAATGCGACGATTAATGCAGATACACTTCTTAATGGCGTCGTTTTAGCATCGCGGGCAATTGGCGCTGGGATAATATCAGCTTTTGGTGCAAGTAAACTAGCAAGACGTTTGGGGTCTTCACGCGCGATCGCATTAGGCTTTGGGCTAATGGCAGTTACTTTAATCGCGATTCCACTACTTCATCAAGTGAGTTGGATTGTCGTCAGCGCTATTATGTTTGGTGTCGGCTTTGGAATTGTGCTACCAAATCTTTATAATGCTTTAGCTAATCTTGCACCAGAGCAACTACGCGCTAGTGTACTGGCAATTGGTACAGGAATGGGCTTTTTAGGGCAATTTCTCTCACCGATTTTACTGGCACCAGTCCTCAACTATGCTGGTATAGAAGCAGTATTTTACGCCGCCGCTGCAATTGCGATCGCCACAGGACTTATTTTACTAGCACCGCAGCAATAG
- a CDS encoding cupin-like domain-containing protein, translating to MNSLTESNFSNSVQKNQVARVDASDLTAESFFEQYQKLGKPVIVTGLLKNGDWNLEYLCQNLGEQEFLLRYYGKTRYQYDKRHWKNIGSGVEGKKMEFNKYAELLRDRQAHEHDIYLAKCSIKNTTLDSENVLNSAAERLGLHKAISDFNIWISPGGHIECLHFDAVDGTLVQMHGAKKIVLFPPSQIYNLYPFPLSIHLRHGLKLRSWFSQVYPENPDFESFPKLKTALQHKHEVILNQGELLYIPAGWWHEVTALGNEMVCSVNRFWHISPTTRAIFSWSVWRTYLGNIFAIPYVLSSVIVALCSPDRQQKLKKIRQML from the coding sequence ATGAATAGTTTAACAGAATCTAATTTTTCTAACTCTGTACAAAAAAATCAAGTAGCAAGAGTCGATGCCTCTGATTTAACAGCAGAAAGTTTTTTTGAGCAATATCAAAAATTAGGTAAACCAGTTATTGTTACAGGATTACTCAAAAATGGCGACTGGAATTTAGAGTATTTATGTCAAAACTTAGGCGAACAAGAGTTTCTCTTAAGATATTACGGTAAAACAAGATATCAGTATGATAAACGCCATTGGAAAAATATCGGCAGCGGTGTTGAAGGAAAAAAGATGGAGTTTAATAAGTATGCAGAATTACTGCGCGATCGCCAAGCACACGAACACGACATCTACTTGGCTAAATGTTCCATTAAAAACACAACACTCGATTCCGAAAATGTTTTAAACAGTGCAGCAGAACGTCTGGGTTTACACAAAGCAATAAGTGACTTTAATATTTGGATAAGTCCAGGAGGTCACATTGAATGCTTACACTTCGATGCTGTTGATGGCACTTTAGTGCAAATGCACGGTGCTAAAAAAATTGTGCTTTTTCCACCATCACAGATATATAATCTTTACCCATTTCCTCTTTCAATTCATCTAAGGCATGGCTTAAAATTACGTTCTTGGTTTAGCCAAGTATATCCTGAAAATCCTGACTTTGAATCATTCCCTAAGTTAAAAACAGCATTACAACACAAACATGAAGTTATTCTCAATCAAGGGGAACTTCTTTATATTCCAGCAGGTTGGTGGCATGAAGTTACTGCTTTAGGAAACGAAATGGTATGCTCAGTCAATCGTTTTTGGCATATATCTCCCACGACAAGAGCGATATTTTCTTGGAGTGTTTGGCGGACTTATTTGGGTAATATATTTGCAATACCCTATGTTTTATCAAGTGTGATAGTTGCTCTTTGTAGCCCCGATCGCCAACAAAAACTTAAAAAGATTAGACAAATGTTGTAA
- a CDS encoding GH3 auxin-responsive promoter family protein, whose translation MAILPSLLTAFARRVKANFVKKTHVTDAIQAQFLRDLLLVQRDTELGKQYKVAQIKTIDQFRAQVPILPYSSYEPLTERIAQGESNILTPDRVVYLTLTSGSTGKKKLIPTTRRSQNIVRQATLTSIGFLSEALARQNRQFGKLLVTNSVQKWGRTAGNIDYGPSSAGVLRMDKRLYRQFFAHPYETLQLGDSLARHYVCLLFALREPTMRGMIANFPMLILRTCNYLERYAEDLIQDLEKGTIAPWLEIEPEIRNQLEKMAIASPKRATQLHEILHSQGRLTPKLAWQNLSFVATARGGTSDFYFQRFPTYFEDTPIFGAVYSSAEGIFSIYPDVNQDGSILAIESCFFEFIPEDQWEAEHPNTLLATEVRVGDRYRILITNYSGFYRYDIGDVVEVVGFYNTAPLIVFLHRRGGFVSSTTEKTTEFHATQVMQALQQEFSLPLEDFCITLSENDFPARYLVNIELSQSYKLDDPQAFLRCFDYKLKEVNTHYEISRKDTIPAPQLQILAPGSFATIRQRQLQKGIPDSQLKFPHISEDRNFLMGLSVEKKIDL comes from the coding sequence ATGGCAATTTTACCTTCACTTTTGACCGCTTTTGCTCGACGTGTCAAGGCAAACTTTGTTAAAAAAACTCATGTTACAGATGCTATACAAGCGCAGTTTTTACGCGATTTGCTGCTTGTACAGCGCGATACAGAGTTAGGAAAACAGTACAAAGTTGCACAAATCAAGACAATTGACCAATTTCGCGCACAAGTTCCAATTTTACCTTACAGCAGTTATGAACCCCTCACTGAGCGAATTGCGCAAGGTGAATCGAATATTTTAACTCCCGATCGAGTGGTTTACCTGACACTCACCAGCGGATCGACAGGTAAGAAAAAACTGATTCCGACAACCAGGCGATCGCAAAACATTGTTCGTCAAGCAACATTAACAAGTATCGGCTTTTTGAGTGAAGCACTTGCAAGACAAAATCGCCAATTCGGCAAACTCTTGGTAACGAACTCGGTACAAAAATGGGGACGTACGGCTGGCAATATCGATTATGGACCATCAAGCGCGGGTGTTTTACGGATGGATAAGCGACTTTATCGGCAATTTTTCGCGCATCCTTACGAAACGCTTCAACTCGGTGATAGCCTAGCGAGACATTATGTGTGTTTATTATTTGCTTTACGAGAACCAACGATGCGGGGAATGATTGCGAATTTTCCGATGCTAATTCTACGTACTTGCAATTACTTAGAGCGTTATGCTGAAGACTTGATTCAAGATCTAGAAAAAGGAACGATCGCGCCTTGGTTAGAAATTGAACCTGAAATACGTAATCAGTTAGAAAAAATGGCGATCGCATCTCCCAAACGGGCGACACAATTACACGAAATATTACACTCACAAGGACGACTGACGCCTAAACTTGCATGGCAAAATTTATCTTTCGTAGCTACTGCAAGGGGGGGAACGTCAGATTTTTATTTTCAACGATTTCCCACTTATTTTGAAGATACTCCGATATTTGGTGCTGTTTATTCATCGGCTGAAGGTATATTTAGCATTTACCCTGATGTTAATCAAGATGGCAGTATTTTAGCAATTGAAAGTTGTTTCTTTGAATTTATACCAGAAGATCAGTGGGAAGCAGAACATCCCAATACCCTCTTAGCAACTGAAGTAAGAGTAGGCGATCGCTACCGTATTTTGATTACGAACTACAGTGGCTTTTACCGTTACGATATTGGTGATGTTGTCGAAGTTGTCGGCTTTTATAATACAGCCCCATTAATTGTTTTTCTCCATCGTCGCGGCGGATTTGTTTCTTCAACGACTGAAAAAACAACTGAGTTTCATGCCACACAAGTGATGCAAGCCCTCCAGCAAGAGTTTAGTTTGCCATTAGAAGATTTCTGCATTACCTTGTCTGAAAATGATTTCCCAGCGCGTTATCTAGTAAATATTGAGTTATCGCAGAGTTACAAATTAGACGATCCGCAAGCTTTTCTAAGATGTTTTGACTATAAACTAAAAGAAGTCAATACTCACTACGAAATTAGTCGTAAAGACACAATCCCTGCTCCACAATTGCAAATTCTAGCTCCTGGAAGCTTTGCTACCATTCGTCAACGCCAGTTACAAAAAGGAATTCCTGATTCTCAGTTAAAGTTTCCTCATATTAGTGAGGATAGAAATTTTTTGATGGGTTTATCGGTGGAAAAGAAGATTGATTTGTAG
- a CDS encoding sterol desaturase family protein codes for MFALHSVLIGVICFVVAFVLASLVEYWLHRLMHVSQRIGERHRDHHRRNEGQGVIWEFRDYVRGSFVVMIAVFFLSLEAGIGWFLGGLIYAAFSAYAHQLQHENPTKCFWMKMPVHYVHHKYGMWHHNFGLAVDWWDRVFGTYKPVEWLTEEELSQPKRGYLQLRWW; via the coding sequence ATGTTTGCTTTACACAGCGTATTAATTGGAGTTATCTGTTTTGTTGTTGCATTTGTCTTAGCAAGTTTAGTGGAATACTGGCTACATCGATTGATGCACGTTTCGCAGCGAATTGGCGAACGTCACCGCGATCATCACCGTCGCAATGAAGGACAAGGCGTCATCTGGGAATTTCGCGATTATGTGCGTGGTAGCTTTGTTGTGATGATTGCTGTATTTTTCCTTTCTTTAGAAGCCGGAATCGGTTGGTTTCTAGGAGGATTAATCTATGCTGCATTCTCAGCTTATGCACATCAACTACAGCACGAAAATCCGACAAAGTGCTTTTGGATGAAAATGCCGGTTCACTATGTCCATCATAAGTATGGTATGTGGCATCACAATTTTGGTTTAGCTGTCGATTGGTGGGATCGCGTTTTTGGAACGTACAAGCCCGTTGAATGGCTGACTGAAGAAGAATTATCGCAACCGAAACGCGGTTATTTACAGCTGCGGTGGTGGTAA
- a CDS encoding cation diffusion facilitator family transporter: MYKSSVRQRQPNETSILKLSLYVSCVTAGIGVVFGLISESNAIILDGIASAISLISTWLSVIASRLVLKPENERFQFGYRHIEPLVNFVRSLIVIAVSLYAVLTAVVQIRQGGRSITDGWVLAYALITLLVSALIYTYQMRYVARTGATSIRLEAQEWWIDCLSSLGILAGYGVALWLEQRGLIRIAALIDPILVFLIVAITLPFPVKTLHQNLLDILLIAPDEEIQENICSTVAKVGSQYGFERFRLHTSQYGNSLDVEVNIIVDDSFIIPGVSYLDRIRQDIWEGLNMPSYRLWLVVCFVGDERWA, from the coding sequence ATGTATAAGTCATCTGTACGACAGCGGCAGCCGAATGAAACATCTATTCTGAAGTTGTCACTATATGTGTCTTGCGTAACAGCAGGAATTGGCGTTGTATTTGGACTCATTAGTGAATCTAATGCCATCATTCTCGATGGAATTGCTTCAGCCATTAGTTTGATTTCCACCTGGTTGAGTGTGATTGCTTCTCGATTGGTGTTGAAACCGGAAAATGAAAGATTTCAGTTTGGATACCGACACATTGAGCCATTAGTCAATTTTGTTCGCAGTCTGATCGTCATTGCGGTCAGTTTATATGCTGTCTTGACAGCTGTGGTGCAAATCAGGCAAGGAGGTCGCTCAATTACTGATGGCTGGGTTTTAGCTTATGCTCTCATAACCCTCCTGGTTTCCGCATTGATTTATACGTATCAAATGCGCTATGTGGCTCGAACCGGAGCAACGAGTATTCGACTGGAAGCTCAGGAGTGGTGGATCGACTGTTTATCTAGCTTAGGCATCTTGGCGGGTTATGGAGTTGCCTTGTGGTTAGAGCAACGTGGGTTAATTCGCATTGCAGCGCTGATCGATCCAATTCTGGTGTTCTTGATCGTGGCAATTACGCTACCTTTTCCTGTTAAGACTCTACATCAAAACTTGCTCGACATTCTGCTGATTGCTCCTGACGAAGAAATTCAAGAGAACATTTGCAGTACTGTCGCAAAAGTCGGCTCCCAATACGGCTTTGAGCGCTTTCGCCTACATACATCTCAGTATGGTAATTCACTGGATGTAGAAGTCAATATCATTGTCGATGACTCGTTTATCATTCCTGGAGTTTCTTACCTCGATCGAATCCGTCAAGACATCTGGGAAGGGCTGAATATGCCATCATACCGTCTTTGGTTAGTTGTGTGTTTTGTTGGAGACGAGCGATGGGCATGA
- a CDS encoding Mpo1-like protein has translation MKYFQEAKAHFVASHQHPINQFLHHLTNIVAIAAVVFLFYDWRLTIVCLVLTQVFALSGHAFFEKNEPAFVKYPGIAILASMQWSFENWFGVRQILQHFQQKALSD, from the coding sequence GTGAAATATTTCCAAGAAGCAAAAGCTCACTTTGTTGCCAGCCACCAGCACCCGATTAATCAGTTTCTTCATCACTTGACGAATATAGTCGCGATCGCCGCCGTTGTCTTTTTGTTCTACGATTGGCGACTCACCATCGTCTGCTTAGTTTTAACCCAAGTTTTTGCTTTGAGTGGTCATGCTTTTTTTGAAAAAAATGAACCTGCATTTGTCAAGTACCCAGGGATAGCAATTTTAGCTTCAATGCAGTGGTCATTCGAGAATTGGTTCGGCGTGCGCCAAATTTTACAGCACTTTCAGCAAAAAGCTCTGAGCGATTAG
- a CDS encoding amidohydrolase family protein — translation MYQGLPVIDADAHKLENPLVMRDYIEPEYRDRIGLVIDSLGDQRARIIDFNPATGKNDLMRMFPQPQGMGKGGFRNLHPDTTLGAMFNRVRIEHMDREGIDVHVIYGTLNLIFSSILDKDLAIALCRAYNTYMADDCRGYDNRLKPIGVIPLQDVDAAVAEMHRCVNELGMISVAVAPNMPIPHPKAPEAFPEIRSCKTISHPDFRPILQAAVDLNIGLGIHGGPGSYMVGGISDYTETFVLTHIFVQRNQQQLALARMVFDGAFEQFPTLRVGFLEGGCGWVPDLAHAFHEHWEKRIRDFDPKHPYRPSLMEFTKLMIQERGTHNNVNLISQAKNLFDLLWNKQHDPTEIEDASLYEHYDLRHRDPLEYFERGQIFTSFESDDPGPAYLHIAMGETGKHLTCFSGDYGHWDGVLQNCVHDAATVADYDRDHLRLLLGGNALALYGDRLRQSLPNHLLTQTALT, via the coding sequence ATGTATCAAGGTTTACCCGTAATTGATGCAGATGCCCATAAGCTTGAAAATCCGCTGGTAATGCGCGATTATATCGAGCCAGAGTATCGCGATCGCATCGGTTTAGTCATTGATAGCTTAGGCGATCAACGCGCCAGAATTATCGACTTTAACCCTGCAACCGGAAAAAACGATTTAATGCGGATGTTTCCCCAACCGCAGGGGATGGGTAAGGGTGGTTTTCGCAATTTACATCCTGATACGACATTAGGCGCAATGTTTAATCGCGTCCGTATCGAACATATGGATCGCGAAGGCATTGATGTTCATGTCATTTATGGGACATTAAATTTAATATTTTCGAGCATTCTTGATAAAGACTTGGCGATCGCGTTGTGTCGTGCTTACAACACCTACATGGCAGACGACTGTCGTGGCTACGATAACCGCTTGAAACCCATCGGCGTGATTCCGTTACAAGATGTTGACGCCGCAGTTGCAGAGATGCATCGTTGCGTAAACGAACTAGGGATGATTAGCGTCGCGGTTGCGCCTAATATGCCAATTCCGCACCCAAAAGCACCGGAAGCGTTTCCCGAAATCCGCAGTTGCAAAACAATAAGCCATCCAGACTTTCGCCCGATTCTTCAAGCGGCGGTTGATTTAAATATTGGTTTGGGAATTCACGGCGGACCAGGTTCCTACATGGTAGGCGGCATTTCAGATTATACCGAGACTTTTGTCCTCACGCATATTTTCGTACAACGCAACCAACAACAGCTAGCATTAGCGCGGATGGTATTTGACGGTGCATTCGAGCAATTTCCTACCTTGCGCGTTGGGTTTTTAGAGGGTGGTTGCGGTTGGGTTCCCGATTTAGCTCATGCATTCCACGAACATTGGGAAAAGCGCATTCGTGACTTTGATCCGAAACATCCTTATCGCCCATCACTGATGGAATTTACGAAGTTGATGATTCAAGAACGCGGAACGCACAATAACGTTAACTTGATTAGTCAAGCGAAAAACCTGTTCGATTTATTGTGGAATAAGCAACACGATCCGACAGAGATTGAGGATGCTAGTTTGTACGAACATTATGATTTACGCCACCGCGATCCCTTAGAATACTTTGAACGCGGACAAATTTTCACTTCATTTGAATCCGACGATCCAGGTCCTGCGTATCTACACATTGCAATGGGTGAAACTGGTAAACACCTTACTTGCTTCTCCGGCGATTATGGTCATTGGGATGGCGTTTTACAAAATTGCGTCCATGATGCCGCGACAGTAGCCGATTACGATCGCGACCACTTGAGGTTACTTTTAGGTGGCAATGCCTTGGCATTATACGGCGATCGCTTGCGCCAATCCTTACCAAATCATCTCCTCACACAAACCGCACTAACCTAA